Proteins found in one Geomonas subterranea genomic segment:
- a CDS encoding two-component system sensor histidine kinase NtrB, translating into MIEKKKVFWFILLRLLVVSVFLVTTLYLDVHTYDVSGEVAGRVLARLLGATYLFSLLSLVVLRKASARTTRTLTHLQIVWDLILVTVLILVSGGVTSHYAFLYFLSIISASVLLARSQAYYTASLCVIFYGAILDFQYYGKLAPLGLSPYPAQQWGAEYLFYLIFLHCASFFLTAFLAGHLAERARVSESALQEKAIDYEELERLNSCIVSTIDSGLLTINVSGRIRVFNRYAELLTGVSQQDAYDRPLSEVLPGCAGFESSFFESGQGEFQHKGPDGSELLLSYKSVPLLDKDGAPVGAIFDLHDLTELKRMAAELKRADRLAALGELSARMAHEIRNPLAAISGSVQLVALRPWVDEKDQRLFSIILRETDRLDCLLRDFLFYARPNQPAKVALNLHRVIGDLCALLATDPRMEGVEVDNQLPADLVVQFDKDQCTQVFWNLLVNAAEAITGGGRICIDGALVKEDAGPGEVRISIRDTGSGMSQDDLRRVFEPFFTTKKGGTGLGLATVYRIVETNGGRMTINSSKGKGTTVTLYLPALC; encoded by the coding sequence ATGATCGAGAAGAAAAAAGTCTTCTGGTTCATACTGCTAAGACTGCTGGTGGTATCCGTCTTCCTGGTTACCACCCTTTATCTTGACGTACACACCTACGATGTAAGTGGCGAGGTCGCCGGAAGAGTGCTGGCCCGGCTGCTCGGCGCCACTTACCTCTTTTCCCTGCTTTCACTGGTGGTGCTGCGCAAAGCGTCCGCCAGGACCACCCGCACCCTGACCCATCTCCAGATCGTCTGGGACCTGATCCTGGTTACCGTCCTGATCCTGGTTTCGGGCGGGGTCACCTCCCACTACGCGTTTCTCTACTTCCTGTCGATCATCAGCGCCAGCGTGCTGCTGGCCCGCTCCCAGGCCTACTACACGGCGTCGCTGTGCGTCATCTTCTACGGCGCCATCCTGGATTTCCAGTACTACGGCAAGCTGGCTCCCCTGGGGCTTTCCCCGTACCCCGCGCAGCAGTGGGGCGCTGAGTACCTGTTCTACCTGATCTTTCTCCACTGTGCCTCCTTTTTCCTGACCGCGTTCCTCGCGGGGCACCTGGCCGAGCGCGCGCGGGTATCCGAGAGCGCGCTGCAGGAAAAGGCGATCGACTACGAGGAACTGGAAAGGCTGAACTCCTGCATCGTCTCCACCATCGACAGCGGCCTTTTGACCATCAATGTCAGCGGCAGGATCCGGGTCTTCAACCGCTACGCCGAACTGCTGACCGGGGTTTCCCAGCAGGACGCCTACGACCGCCCGCTCAGCGAGGTTCTGCCCGGGTGCGCCGGGTTCGAGTCGAGTTTCTTCGAGTCGGGGCAGGGGGAATTTCAGCACAAGGGGCCCGACGGCAGCGAACTGCTGCTGTCGTACAAGTCGGTTCCTTTGCTGGACAAGGACGGCGCGCCGGTAGGCGCCATCTTCGACCTGCACGACCTGACCGAGCTAAAGCGCATGGCCGCCGAGCTGAAGCGGGCGGACCGGCTGGCGGCGCTGGGCGAGCTTTCGGCGCGGATGGCCCATGAGATACGCAACCCGCTGGCGGCCATCAGCGGCTCGGTGCAGCTGGTCGCGTTGAGGCCCTGGGTGGACGAGAAGGACCAGCGTCTTTTCTCGATCATACTGAGGGAGACCGACCGCCTGGACTGCCTGCTGCGCGACTTCCTTTTTTACGCCAGGCCCAACCAGCCCGCCAAGGTCGCGCTCAACCTGCACCGGGTGATCGGGGACCTCTGTGCGCTCCTCGCCACCGATCCCAGGATGGAGGGGGTGGAGGTCGACAACCAGCTCCCGGCTGATTTGGTGGTGCAGTTCGACAAGGACCAGTGCACCCAGGTGTTCTGGAATCTCCTGGTGAACGCCGCAGAGGCCATCACGGGAGGGGGGCGCATCTGCATCGATGGTGCCCTGGTCAAGGAGGACGCCGGACCCGGCGAGGTGCGTATCAGCATCAGGGATACCGGGTCCGGGATGAGCCAGGATGACCTGAGGCGGGTCTTCGAACCTTTTTTCACCACCAAGAAAGGGGGGACGGGACTGGGGCTCGCCACGGTGTACCGGATCGTGGAGACCAACGGTGGCAGGATGACCATCAACAGCTCCAAGGGGAAAGGGACGACGGTCACGCTGTATCTCCCTGCGTTGTGTTAA
- a CDS encoding lysylphosphatidylglycerol synthase transmembrane domain-containing protein has product MFTQNPDKKLLLGLAISALCLFLLFRKIDFHKMAEAFAGLEYRYLVPALLLTFASYYLRAVRWKFLLAPIKKTSLGNLFPSTLIGYMANNLLPARLGELVRAYSLGSKEGIGTSAVFASLVLDRLCDGFTILLVLLVTFFTIELPAGMEGIQHGLVTGGYVTFALYLGVLAFLFLLRRHTEFTLGVVARLVRPFAPHLGEKIEGVLRSFISGIRFPGDAGGIAGILVTSLLVWFTAIWPVDLMLRAFGVFLPATASMFIMVFLVFAVMVPASPGFIGTHHLACVTALSAFQIGSERALSIAIVIHAMGFIPVTLAGLGCLWRDKLSIRNISENPSQEQLREQ; this is encoded by the coding sequence TTGTTCACCCAAAACCCAGATAAAAAGCTCTTGCTCGGTCTCGCCATCAGCGCCCTGTGCCTCTTTCTCCTCTTCCGGAAGATCGACTTCCACAAGATGGCGGAGGCCTTCGCGGGTCTGGAGTACCGCTACCTGGTGCCCGCGCTCTTGCTCACCTTCGCGAGCTACTACCTGCGCGCCGTGCGCTGGAAGTTCCTGCTCGCCCCCATCAAGAAGACCAGCCTGGGGAACCTGTTCCCTTCCACCCTGATCGGGTACATGGCCAACAACCTGCTGCCGGCGCGGCTTGGGGAACTGGTGCGCGCCTACTCGCTTGGTAGCAAGGAAGGGATCGGCACCAGCGCCGTCTTCGCCTCCCTGGTCCTGGACCGGCTCTGCGACGGCTTCACCATTTTGCTGGTGCTCCTGGTCACCTTCTTCACCATCGAGCTACCCGCAGGGATGGAGGGGATCCAGCACGGCCTTGTCACCGGCGGCTACGTGACCTTCGCCCTTTACCTTGGCGTACTCGCCTTTCTCTTCCTGCTCAGGCGGCACACCGAGTTCACCCTGGGGGTGGTGGCCCGCCTGGTGCGCCCGTTCGCCCCGCACCTGGGCGAGAAGATAGAGGGGGTGCTGCGCTCCTTCATCTCGGGCATCCGGTTCCCCGGCGACGCGGGCGGCATCGCCGGCATCCTGGTCACCTCGCTCTTGGTCTGGTTCACCGCCATCTGGCCGGTCGACCTGATGCTGCGCGCCTTCGGCGTATTCCTTCCGGCGACGGCCTCCATGTTCATCATGGTGTTCCTGGTGTTCGCGGTCATGGTGCCGGCCTCCCCGGGGTTCATCGGGACCCACCACCTCGCCTGCGTCACCGCCCTCTCCGCCTTCCAGATCGGGAGCGAGCGGGCCCTCAGCATCGCCATCGTGATCCACGCCATGGGCTTTATCCCGGTCACCCTCGCGGGGCTTGGCTGTCTCTGGCGGGACAAGCTTTCCATCAGGAACATCAGCGAAAATCCCTCTCAGGAGCAACTGCGTGAACAATAA
- a CDS encoding sigma-54-dependent transcriptional regulator, whose protein sequence is MRARILVVDDELSMREFLAILLDGEGYLVDQAESAEDALSRLGRQHYEMVISDVSMPGLGGIELLSRIKSESPDTAVLMITAFTTAEQAVEAMKLGAYDYIGKPFKVEEVKVLVRKALEKQSLVQENKRLKAEVQERFSFSGMIGKSKEIREVYELIEKVADSMANVLITGESGTGKELAARAIHYNSPRKNASFVAVNCGAIPETLIESELFGHAKGAFTGAIADRPGLFEQAEGGTLFLDEIGELPLQLQAKLLRVLQEREFRRVGGGTSLKADVRIVAASNRNLEEQVREGSFREDLFYRLNVVQIRMPSLKERSEDIPALVEHFYKKYSIWSGGGDIITPDALRVLFNYPFPGNVRELENLVERCVVLGSRVIGLDCLPASVREHHTVALPSSELEIPEEGLDLQAYLDSLEQKLLVQAMEKSGGVKKRAAALLGMTFRSFRYRLAKFGMDEE, encoded by the coding sequence ATGCGTGCCAGGATTTTGGTTGTCGATGACGAGCTGAGCATGCGGGAGTTTCTCGCCATCCTCCTCGATGGCGAGGGATACCTGGTGGACCAGGCGGAAAGCGCCGAGGATGCCCTGTCCCGCCTGGGGCGGCAGCACTACGAGATGGTGATCTCGGACGTGAGCATGCCGGGACTGGGAGGGATAGAGCTCCTCTCCCGCATCAAGTCCGAATCTCCGGACACCGCCGTCCTCATGATCACCGCCTTCACCACGGCGGAGCAGGCGGTGGAGGCGATGAAGCTTGGCGCCTACGACTACATCGGCAAACCTTTCAAGGTGGAAGAGGTAAAGGTGCTGGTGCGCAAGGCCCTGGAAAAGCAGAGCCTCGTGCAGGAGAACAAGCGGCTGAAGGCCGAGGTGCAGGAGCGCTTCAGCTTCTCCGGGATGATCGGCAAGAGCAAGGAGATACGCGAGGTCTACGAGCTCATCGAGAAGGTCGCCGACAGCATGGCCAACGTACTCATCACCGGTGAGAGCGGTACCGGCAAGGAACTCGCCGCCAGGGCGATCCACTACAATTCTCCGCGCAAGAACGCCTCTTTCGTGGCGGTCAACTGCGGCGCCATCCCCGAAACGCTCATCGAGAGCGAACTCTTCGGTCACGCCAAGGGGGCCTTCACCGGCGCCATCGCCGACCGTCCGGGCCTCTTCGAGCAGGCCGAGGGGGGTACCCTTTTCCTGGACGAGATCGGGGAGCTCCCTTTGCAGCTGCAGGCGAAACTGCTGCGCGTGCTCCAGGAGCGCGAGTTCCGCAGGGTAGGGGGGGGGACTTCCCTCAAGGCGGACGTGCGCATCGTGGCCGCCTCCAACCGCAACCTCGAGGAGCAGGTGCGCGAGGGAAGCTTCCGCGAGGACCTCTTTTACCGCCTCAACGTGGTCCAGATACGCATGCCCTCCCTCAAGGAGAGGAGCGAGGATATCCCGGCACTGGTCGAACATTTCTACAAGAAGTACTCCATCTGGTCCGGGGGGGGCGACATCATAACCCCCGACGCGCTGCGCGTCCTTTTCAACTACCCTTTCCCGGGCAACGTTCGGGAGCTCGAGAACCTGGTCGAGCGCTGCGTCGTGCTGGGGAGCAGGGTGATCGGCCTTGACTGCCTTCCCGCTTCGGTGCGTGAGCATCACACGGTGGCTCTTCCTTCCAGTGAACTGGAGATTCCTGAAGAGGGATTGGACCTGCAGGCTTACCTCGACAGCCTGGAGCAAAAGCTCCTCGTGCAGGCGATGGAGAAGAGCGGCGGTGTGAAGAAGCGGGCGGCGGCGCTGCTGGGGATGACCTTCCGCTCTTTCCGCTACCGCCTGGCCAAGTTCGGCATGGATGAGGAGTGA
- a CDS encoding type IV pilus twitching motility protein PilT, producing the protein MINFHQMLKELVERGGSDLHITTNTSPQIRIDGKLTPMDVPPLNAIETKQLCYSILTDAQKHRFEEDNELDLSFGVKGLSRFRGNIFVQRGAVAGVFRVIPYKILSFEELGLPPVVRALCDKPRGLILVTGPTGSGKSTTLASMIDHINQNRHDHIVTVEDPIEYLHPHKGCIVNQREVGADTKSFKHALKYVLRQDPDVVLIGELRDLETIEAALTLAETGHLCFATLHTNSCAQTMNRIIDVFPPYQQTQVRTQLSFVLEGVMSQTLIPRANGPGRALALEVMVPNPAIRNLIREDKVHQIYSQMQVGQEKFGMQTMNQCLMTLLSRRLITVDDALGRSSEPDELKQMLAPGSSGAAQLRRPPQR; encoded by the coding sequence ATGATCAACTTTCATCAAATGCTCAAAGAACTGGTGGAGAGGGGCGGTTCCGACCTCCACATCACTACCAATACCTCGCCGCAGATCCGCATCGACGGCAAGCTCACCCCGATGGACGTCCCGCCGCTCAACGCGATCGAGACCAAGCAGCTCTGCTACAGCATCCTGACCGATGCGCAAAAGCACAGGTTCGAAGAGGACAACGAACTCGACCTCTCCTTCGGCGTCAAGGGACTCTCCCGCTTCAGGGGGAACATCTTCGTTCAGCGCGGCGCGGTCGCCGGCGTTTTCAGGGTGATCCCGTACAAGATCCTCTCGTTCGAGGAACTCGGGCTGCCGCCGGTGGTGAGGGCGCTGTGCGACAAGCCGCGCGGACTGATACTGGTCACCGGCCCTACCGGCAGCGGCAAATCGACCACGCTCGCGTCGATGATCGACCACATCAACCAGAACCGCCACGACCACATCGTCACCGTCGAGGACCCGATCGAGTACCTGCATCCGCACAAGGGGTGCATCGTGAACCAGCGCGAGGTGGGCGCCGACACCAAGAGTTTCAAGCACGCCCTCAAGTACGTGCTGCGTCAGGACCCCGACGTGGTCCTGATCGGCGAGCTGCGTGACCTGGAGACCATCGAGGCTGCGCTGACCCTGGCCGAGACCGGTCACCTCTGCTTCGCCACGCTGCACACGAACTCCTGCGCCCAGACCATGAACAGGATCATCGACGTATTCCCCCCGTACCAGCAGACCCAGGTGAGGACCCAGCTTTCCTTCGTCCTTGAGGGGGTCATGTCCCAGACCCTGATCCCCAGGGCCAACGGTCCCGGGCGCGCCCTGGCGCTGGAGGTGATGGTCCCGAACCCCGCCATCAGGAACCTCATCCGCGAGGACAAGGTGCACCAGATCTACTCGCAGATGCAGGTCGGGCAGGAGAAGTTCGGCATGCAGACCATGAACCAGTGCCTGATGACCCTTTTGTCGCGTCGCCTCATTACGGTCGACGACGCCCTCGGGCGCTCGTCCGAACCGGACGAGCTGAAGCAGATGCTCGCCCCGGGTTCGTCGGGGGCGGCCCAGCTAAGACGTCCGCCGCAACGATAG
- a CDS encoding shikimate dehydrogenase, which translates to MTVTGKTTVTGIIGWPVSHSLSPVLHNAAFQALGLDWIYVPFPVAPERLAEGIAGLKAVGVAGFSVTIPHKVAIMGLLDEVDPQAELIGAVNTVVARDGRLTGYNTDGIGLIAALREKLGFDPKGRNILVLGAGGAARSAVVSLAAAGAGGVTIVNRSPDAAAALAHLVGARLTGTRFDAREMPLLSDPGFIGSFDLVVNTTSVGMAGDCFPGLALSSLKSGACVYDMVYAPPVTPLLAQARALDIPCANGLAMLVAQGEAAFRIWTGGAPPAGCMEGALAAVL; encoded by the coding sequence ATGACGGTCACCGGCAAGACCACGGTAACGGGGATCATCGGCTGGCCGGTATCCCACTCGCTTTCGCCGGTACTGCACAACGCCGCCTTCCAGGCGCTCGGGCTGGACTGGATCTACGTTCCCTTTCCGGTGGCGCCCGAGCGTCTCGCCGAGGGTATCGCCGGGCTCAAGGCGGTGGGCGTGGCCGGTTTCAGCGTCACCATCCCCCACAAGGTCGCCATCATGGGGCTTTTGGATGAGGTCGACCCGCAGGCCGAGCTGATCGGCGCGGTCAACACCGTGGTCGCCCGGGACGGGAGGCTCACCGGGTACAACACCGACGGCATCGGTCTCATCGCGGCGCTGCGTGAAAAGCTCGGCTTCGACCCGAAGGGTAGAAACATCCTGGTACTGGGCGCGGGGGGGGCGGCCCGCAGTGCCGTGGTGTCGCTCGCCGCTGCCGGAGCCGGGGGCGTCACCATCGTCAACCGCTCGCCCGATGCGGCCGCCGCGCTGGCTCACCTGGTGGGCGCGCGCCTGACCGGGACCCGGTTCGATGCCCGGGAGATGCCCCTTCTTTCCGACCCGGGCTTCATCGGCTCCTTCGACCTCGTGGTCAACACCACGTCGGTGGGGATGGCCGGGGACTGCTTTCCGGGGCTCGCGCTCTCCTCGCTCAAGTCCGGGGCGTGTGTCTACGATATGGTGTATGCGCCGCCGGTAACCCCGCTTCTGGCGCAAGCCCGCGCGCTGGATATCCCCTGCGCCAACGGGCTCGCGATGCTGGTGGCCCAGGGGGAGGCGGCCTTCAGGATCTGGACCGGGGGCGCTCCACCCGCGGGGTGCATGGAAGGCGCACTGGCAGCGGTTCTGTAA
- the pilB gene encoding type IV-A pilus assembly ATPase PilB — MHVSRLGELLVTNNLITKEQLKQALAEQKAAGGQLRLGSILVRDGLINEADLTSFLSKQYGVPTINLADYEVDAGVVKIIPVDIAHKYQIVPVNRAGSTLIIAMSDPSNIFAIDDIKFMTGYNVEVVVVAESAIKTAIDRFYDQSASLADVMSDLEMEDLEVIGDEEEIDVGSLERATEDAPVVKLVNLILTDAIKKKASDIHIEPYEKYFRVRYRIDGVLYEVMKPPLKLKNAITSRIKIMSELDIAERRLPQDGRIKIKLGGGKDMDFRVSVLPTLFGEKIVLRLLDKSNLQLDMTKLGYEPEALAHFQREIHKPFGMVLVTGPTGSGKTVSLYSALSELNKVTENISTAEDPVEFNFAGINQVQMHEDIGLNFAAALRAFLRQDPDVIMIGEIRDFETAEIGVKAALTGHLVLSTLHTNDAPSTINRLLNMGIEPFLVASAVNLITAQRLARRVCSECKVVEEVPAQALIAAGLPAEQASSVVCYRGTGCPKCNGTGYKGRVGFYQVMPMLEPIRELILNGANTAEIKRESMRLGVKTMRQSGLTKLVEGVTSFEEVLRVTVADD; from the coding sequence ATGCACGTAAGCAGACTGGGTGAACTGCTGGTCACAAACAACCTGATCACCAAGGAACAGCTGAAGCAGGCGCTCGCTGAACAGAAGGCCGCGGGCGGCCAGTTGCGTCTTGGGTCTATTCTGGTCAGGGATGGACTGATCAACGAGGCGGATCTCACATCTTTTCTTTCCAAGCAGTACGGTGTGCCGACCATCAACCTGGCCGACTATGAGGTCGATGCCGGGGTCGTCAAGATCATCCCCGTCGATATCGCCCACAAGTACCAGATCGTTCCGGTGAACCGTGCCGGTTCCACGCTCATCATCGCCATGAGCGACCCCTCCAACATCTTCGCCATCGACGACATCAAGTTCATGACCGGGTACAACGTCGAAGTGGTCGTGGTCGCCGAAAGCGCCATCAAGACCGCCATCGACCGGTTCTACGATCAGAGCGCCTCGCTCGCCGACGTGATGAGCGACCTGGAGATGGAGGACCTGGAGGTCATCGGGGACGAGGAGGAGATCGACGTCGGCTCCCTGGAGCGCGCCACCGAGGACGCCCCGGTCGTCAAGCTGGTCAACCTCATCCTCACCGACGCCATCAAGAAGAAGGCCTCCGATATCCACATCGAGCCCTACGAGAAGTACTTCCGGGTGCGCTACCGCATCGACGGCGTGCTCTACGAGGTGATGAAGCCCCCCCTGAAGCTGAAAAACGCCATCACCTCCCGCATCAAGATCATGAGCGAGCTGGACATCGCGGAGAGGCGCCTGCCGCAGGACGGCCGCATCAAAATCAAGCTCGGCGGCGGCAAGGATATGGACTTCCGCGTCTCGGTGCTCCCCACCCTGTTCGGCGAGAAGATCGTTCTGCGTCTTCTGGACAAGAGCAACCTGCAGCTGGACATGACCAAGCTGGGGTACGAGCCCGAGGCACTGGCGCACTTCCAGCGTGAGATCCACAAGCCGTTCGGGATGGTGCTGGTCACAGGCCCTACCGGCAGCGGCAAGACCGTCTCGCTGTACTCCGCGCTCTCCGAACTGAACAAGGTCACCGAGAACATCTCCACCGCCGAGGACCCGGTCGAGTTCAACTTCGCCGGCATCAACCAGGTGCAGATGCACGAGGACATCGGCCTCAACTTCGCCGCCGCACTGCGCGCCTTCCTGCGCCAGGACCCGGACGTGATCATGATCGGCGAGATCCGTGACTTCGAGACCGCGGAGATCGGCGTCAAGGCCGCCCTCACCGGTCACCTGGTGCTCTCGACCCTGCACACCAACGACGCACCCTCCACCATCAACCGTCTGCTCAACATGGGCATCGAGCCGTTCCTGGTCGCCTCCGCGGTGAACCTGATCACGGCCCAGCGCCTGGCGCGCCGCGTCTGCAGCGAGTGCAAGGTGGTCGAGGAAGTGCCGGCACAGGCCCTGATCGCCGCCGGGCTCCCGGCCGAGCAGGCGTCCTCCGTGGTCTGCTACCGCGGAACCGGCTGTCCCAAGTGCAACGGCACCGGCTACAAGGGAAGGGTCGGCTTCTACCAGGTCATGCCGATGCTTGAGCCGATCCGGGAACTGATCTTAAACGGCGCCAACACGGCCGAGATCAAGCGCGAGTCGATGCGCCTGGGAGTCAAGACCATGCGCCAGTCCGGCCTCACCAAGCTCGTCGAGGGGGTCACCTCGTTCGAGGAGGTCCTGAGGGTCACGGTGGCCGATGACTGA
- a CDS encoding protein O-mannosyl-transferase family: MNNNGILGRLDAFAILSFSIPLFIYLLTLAPTVTFFDSGEFLTAIASLGVAHSPGYPLFINYAKPFTFLPIGSVAFRINFATAVSAGLACYGVYLLTVKFLEGEETSWQGRFRGVPVKLSALAAAVTFACTARLWLQSNHDKPYPLLAFICAMVFYLMLLWRESFLSGDERPAYVYLGAFLCGLGAGAHQIMVLMIPTYAFLLWSADRRVILRFKEFFIAFAFGVLGFGIHLHLVVRAFQNPVLNWGDSKNLEQFLWNILRKGYPTEKPNRDLGLLWSQLNAFNIPFEFTLAGMALLVIGMAYLFFKKRELVLGYLIALGSFLAVIVGYFNTPGELIFLTEEFFTPLYLLSAVFIGVGLFTLFKEAAQRLPDSVPLRAGLLALLFMLPVTIFARNFVENDQHDNYIAFDYATNTLRSLPQDAVMYTWGDSGAFPLWYLQGVERMREDLDLPHTPHLVFDWYLDSMPRMFKNSQLRQLPMEQRSPDNTLLTSVMEQYGRRPVFVDFSTKYSINFNNFVLHQRGITFRLDSPNVPQSQPDLDTWPVYSLRGVLGDHDMFFRDLDTGKAILIYAAALIESGQTRLRMGQTDAGVRDLQIAAAISPENKPQIDAILRPLGVR, from the coding sequence GTGAACAATAACGGAATCCTCGGCAGGCTGGATGCCTTCGCCATCCTGTCCTTCAGCATCCCCTTGTTCATCTACCTTTTGACACTGGCCCCCACGGTGACCTTTTTCGACAGCGGCGAATTCCTGACCGCCATCGCGTCGCTGGGGGTCGCGCACTCCCCGGGGTATCCGCTGTTCATCAACTACGCCAAACCCTTCACCTTCCTCCCCATCGGCAGCGTCGCCTTCAGGATCAACTTCGCCACCGCGGTGTCCGCGGGGCTCGCCTGCTACGGGGTGTACCTTCTGACCGTGAAGTTCCTGGAAGGGGAAGAAACCTCGTGGCAGGGGAGGTTCCGGGGGGTCCCGGTGAAGCTTTCCGCCCTGGCCGCCGCCGTCACCTTCGCCTGCACCGCGAGGCTTTGGCTGCAGTCCAACCACGACAAGCCGTACCCGCTGCTCGCCTTCATCTGCGCAATGGTCTTCTACCTGATGCTTTTGTGGCGCGAGAGTTTCCTTTCCGGCGACGAGCGCCCCGCCTACGTCTATCTCGGGGCTTTTCTCTGCGGGCTGGGTGCGGGTGCGCACCAGATCATGGTGCTCATGATCCCGACCTACGCCTTCTTGCTCTGGTCCGCCGACCGCCGGGTGATCCTGCGCTTCAAGGAGTTCTTCATCGCCTTCGCCTTCGGCGTGCTTGGTTTTGGCATCCACCTGCACCTGGTGGTGCGCGCCTTCCAGAACCCGGTGCTCAACTGGGGGGATTCCAAGAACCTCGAGCAGTTTCTCTGGAACATACTGCGCAAGGGGTACCCGACCGAGAAGCCCAACCGCGACCTCGGCCTGCTCTGGTCGCAGCTGAACGCCTTCAACATCCCCTTCGAGTTCACCCTGGCGGGGATGGCGCTTCTGGTCATCGGGATGGCCTACCTCTTCTTCAAGAAGCGCGAACTGGTGCTGGGGTACCTGATCGCCCTCGGCTCCTTTCTCGCGGTGATCGTCGGCTACTTCAACACCCCCGGGGAACTGATCTTCCTGACCGAGGAATTCTTCACGCCGCTGTACCTTCTCAGCGCCGTCTTCATCGGGGTGGGGCTCTTCACCCTGTTCAAGGAGGCGGCCCAGCGTCTGCCCGACTCCGTGCCGCTGCGCGCCGGGCTCCTCGCGCTGCTCTTCATGCTCCCGGTCACCATATTCGCCCGGAACTTCGTGGAGAACGACCAGCACGACAACTACATCGCCTTCGACTACGCCACCAACACCCTTCGTTCGCTGCCGCAGGACGCCGTCATGTACACCTGGGGGGACTCCGGGGCCTTTCCTCTTTGGTACCTGCAGGGGGTGGAGAGGATGCGCGAGGACCTTGACCTGCCGCATACCCCGCACCTGGTGTTCGACTGGTACCTGGACAGCATGCCGCGCATGTTCAAGAACAGCCAGCTGCGCCAGTTGCCGATGGAACAGCGCTCCCCGGACAACACGCTGCTCACCTCGGTCATGGAGCAGTACGGACGGCGCCCGGTCTTCGTGGATTTCTCCACCAAGTACTCCATCAACTTCAATAACTTCGTGCTGCATCAGCGCGGCATCACCTTCCGGCTGGACAGCCCGAACGTGCCGCAGTCCCAGCCCGACCTGGACACCTGGCCCGTGTACTCGCTGCGCGGCGTGCTGGGTGACCACGACATGTTCTTCCGCGACCTCGACACCGGCAAGGCGATCCTGATCTACGCAGCCGCCCTTATCGAGTCCGGGCAGACGCGTCTCAGGATGGGGCAGACGGACGCGGGGGTCCGGGACCTCCAGATCGCGGCCGCCATCTCGCCCGAGAACAAGCCGCAGATCGACGCCATCTTGCGGCCGCTGGGGGTGCGGTGA
- a CDS encoding type II secretion system F family protein produces MTKFDWEARSKAGSVQKGVMEAASASMVEAQLKRYGFTGITVKEHGKGLSMELKLPGFGGPKKIETKDLVVFTRQFATMIDSGLPLVQCLDILSSQQENKTFKDILVKVKESVESGSTFADALSRHPKAFDQLYVNLVAAGEVGGILDTILSRLAAYIEKAMKLKKQVKGAMVYPITIMSIAVIVVGVILIFVIPTFAKMFADFGGELPAPTKFVIALSNFLVKYIVVIIAAMFALKYAIGKYYSTPNGRKVLDAFALRAPIAGPLIRKVSVAKFTRTLGTMISSGVPIMDGLEIVAKTAGNKVVEEAIYNVRQSISEGKTIAEPLAESGVFPPMVVQMISVGEATGAMDAMLNKIADFYDDEVDDAVGALTSMMEPLLMVFLGTTVGGLVIAMYLPIFKLAGAVGG; encoded by the coding sequence ATGACAAAGTTCGACTGGGAAGCAAGGAGCAAGGCCGGCAGCGTCCAGAAGGGCGTGATGGAAGCCGCCAGCGCATCCATGGTGGAGGCGCAGCTCAAGAGATACGGGTTCACCGGCATCACCGTCAAGGAGCATGGCAAAGGGCTCTCGATGGAGCTGAAGCTCCCGGGGTTCGGCGGTCCCAAGAAGATCGAGACCAAGGACCTGGTCGTCTTCACCCGTCAGTTCGCCACCATGATCGATTCGGGCCTGCCGCTGGTGCAGTGTCTGGACATCCTCTCCAGCCAGCAGGAGAACAAGACCTTCAAGGATATCCTGGTGAAGGTCAAGGAGAGCGTCGAGAGCGGCTCCACCTTCGCGGACGCGCTCTCCAGGCACCCCAAGGCCTTCGACCAGCTCTACGTCAACCTGGTCGCGGCAGGCGAGGTCGGCGGTATCCTCGACACCATCCTGTCCAGGCTCGCCGCCTACATAGAGAAGGCGATGAAGCTCAAGAAGCAGGTGAAGGGCGCCATGGTCTACCCGATCACCATCATGTCCATCGCCGTCATCGTCGTGGGCGTCATCCTGATCTTCGTCATCCCGACCTTCGCCAAGATGTTCGCGGACTTCGGGGGGGAACTGCCGGCGCCGACCAAGTTCGTCATCGCGCTCTCCAACTTCCTGGTCAAGTACATCGTGGTGATCATAGCCGCCATGTTCGCCCTCAAGTACGCCATCGGCAAGTACTACAGCACCCCCAACGGGAGGAAGGTCCTCGATGCCTTCGCGCTCAGGGCCCCGATCGCCGGTCCCCTGATCCGCAAGGTTTCCGTCGCCAAGTTCACCCGCACCCTGGGGACCATGATCAGTTCCGGCGTCCCCATCATGGACGGGCTCGAGATCGTCGCCAAGACCGCGGGGAACAAGGTCGTCGAGGAGGCGATCTACAACGTGCGCCAGTCCATCTCCGAGGGTAAGACCATCGCCGAGCCGCTTGCCGAGAGCGGGGTGTTCCCGCCCATGGTCGTGCAGATGATCTCCGTCGGCGAGGCGACCGGTGCCATGGACGCCATGCTCAACAAGATCGCGGACTTCTACGATGACGAGGTCGATGACGCGGTGGGTGCGCTCACCTCCATGATGGAGCCGTTGCTCATGGTGTTCCTCGGCACCACGGTCGGTGGACTGGTCATCGCCATGTATCTTCCGATCTTCAAACTGGCCGGCGCGGTTGGCGGTTAA